One Coffea eugenioides isolate CCC68of chromosome 2, Ceug_1.0, whole genome shotgun sequence genomic window, CCATTTTGTTTTAATCTTTCATAGATTTAAAGGGACAAATATTTGATAAGAACTTTGAAaaccaaaataaattaaactccatcaatattttttttttacctattTATGATATTGGAAAACTTTTTCCATTTCTAGACAATGAATAATGTATATGAAATTAAACTATTTGTGCTTGTTATTCAGTTCTAagaacaaaattttaatttctttctcCACTAACTTAGAGTAATTTTTCACGCCATCAACATCTTTTGTAATTATTTAAGTGAATTAAAAATGCGCAACTTTTCATTTCTAATCCATAAAAAAGACACTAATCtataccaaattaaaaataaatattcacTTAGTCAAATCAAAACTTCCATAACCACTCCTTAATTGGTGAGCAAAATGCTGCCATTGAaagaatacaaaaaaaaaactatttttcaaaGTTATATTCAGTAGACAATATGTTTTTTGAAGAAAACCTCCGAAGAAGCTATCAAAAGTTAACCAAAATTTGGAAATAGGTCGTACTAATTATTATCATGACAATTCTTAATTCTATGTGACAAATATATAAAGGTTTTTTTTGGAcctaaaacacaaaaaaaacgAAGGTGCATCAAATGTTCCCTTTTCCACGAAATTGTTATGTGAAATTAAGATGGGGTAAAAGTTAGCCCATTTCAAAATCTTGGGAATTTTTTAGATTTACTAATAAAGTGCCTGCTCTAGGCTCTAGGCTCTAGACATATTCTATTCTTCTTCCTTGCTGATAAACCAAAGCATTAGGCAACACAGTCCACTCTGGAAATGaactccaaaacaataaacataaCAATAAGTCCACCGTCCAATTTCGGCTACAATGCTCCAATCTTGCATCCCTTTTTCTATTTTCCACCGACAAAGCCTAAATTCCAAGTTTTCCTCTATTCGCGTTCTCATTCAATCTCCTCTTTCTCCTCTAAAAGTACGtttaaaaaacagaaaaagcgTATTTTGTTTAGTTTTAGTAGAACCCATTTTGTTACTTTCGAAATTGATATTGTTAGTTCTACTGTTGTActaattttctttaaaattttgcaTAGCTGAAAGGGGTGGTGTGAAAGCTTTGCCTAGTGGAGCTGGGGAGCCTGTCAATGAAGTTTCCCAGAATAGACTTCTTCAAGTCGTGTTGGTTTCTCCTCAGGTACTACTTGATCTCAAAACGACCGTTTCTAATTCGTTACTACAATATTCAAGAAATTCTTGCATATTAAAAGGGACCCCTCCACAACCCCCCCTCCCGCGGGGGAAAAATCTGCTAATATGTTGCTTTTTAGTACCGTTGTTCaaagtttcctttttttttttgggtgtggGGGGTGAGGGTGGAGTTGAGGCGGTGGGAGGGGCTTGATATCCCAGGGTGCAGAGGAAAATTAGTCTTATTTTTTCTGAACTGAAGAATAATCATTTGACTACATTTTCTGTTGCTTTTCTATTAAGGGCATGTTCTTGTTCCCAGCAATGTCCTGGGTGCTTGCATCTTTTATTCCGAGCAATTTCTTTGATATAGAAATCCACCGTCACATATGAGAATCAGGACGGCAATGTTCAACTTTTCGTTGGAAAGGTTAAATTTTTGTTGTTTCACTTTGCCATTGGGTTGATAGCCCGTGGCTGGATGGCATGTCCGCGTACGAGTTCTGGAATACTTCTCCTGGCTTACCCCCTTCTAGATTACTAAAGAGAAGatagcaataaaaaaaaaggctggATTTTTGTTAAACTATGCGTGCTCATCCACACAACCACAGGCTTAGAAAACACATGGAAATGTTCAGGCAATAGACATCATACGAACTATCATGCACACACAACCACACTCCCACACCATCAAACGTATATGTAAGATGAAATGCAAGAAGAAAGTGTATGATAGAACACAGAAGTATGAAATTTAGAAGCAAGATAGAAACGCAACAGCAATTTACTGGAAGGAATGCAGAAATTACCAGTTTTGCAACTATAAATATAGTTTAATACTAAGGCTAGATTACTAAAGAGAAGatagcaataaaaaaaaaggctggATTTTTGTTAAACTCTGCGTGTTCATCCACACAACCACAGGCTCAGAAAACACATGGAAATGTTCAGGCAATAGACATCATAAGAACTATCATGCACACACAACCACACTCCCACACCATCAAACGTATATGTAAGATGAAATGCAAGAAGAAAGTGTATGATAGAACACAGAAGTATGAAATGTAGAAGCAAGATAGAAACGCAATAGCAATTTACTGGAAGGAATACAGAAATTACCAGTTTTACAACTATAAATATAGTTTAATACTAAGGCTAGATTACTAAAGAGAAGatagcaataaaaaaaaaggctggATTTTTGTTAAACTATGCGTGCTCATCCACACAACCACAGGCTTAGAAAACACATGGAAATGTTCAGGCAATAGACATCATACGAACTATCATGCACACATAACCACACTCCCACACCATCAAACGTATATGTAAGATGAAATGCAAGAAGAAAGTGCATGATAGAACACAGGAGTATGAAATGTAGAAGCAAGATAGAAACACAACAGCAATTTACTGGAAGGAATACAGAAATTACCAGTTTGGCACCTATAAATATGGCTTAATACTAAGGCTAGAAACCACAAAGAGCTAAAGCAAATTAAGGTAAAGGTTGAGACTAGAAGGTAGAGAGTGATTTGAAGATAGAGAGAGGACAGAGAAAAAATGGCAGACAGGGAGAGCAAGAATAATGGGGGAGTGGGAAGCAAAGGTAAATCTGATAGCATATTTCCTGCAAAGAAGAAGTCGGTGACAGGAATGGCCGTTAAGAAATTGgctgaaattgtttctggaccttgcaagaagaagaagatagagCCTAGAGGTGATGGTGATGATTCCGCTTCAAACTAATGCATTGAAGTGGCAGTGGACAAGAGAAAATTAAGTTTTTAGTTATTTCTCATGGAATAGGTTTCCTGTTAGTAAATAAGGATGTTCTATAGTTAAAAGGATTGTATTTGTCCAAGTTTAGTGTGTTTGTAAGAACTTTGTCATGTGATTATGGGCTGTAGAATTGTATTAGTTGTGATGTAAGTGAATAAAGATTGTGAATCATGTGTACTTTTCTTGCAAGTTGTTGTATCAACAGTTATACTTCTCATCTTTGAGTGAACTGCTCGATGTTTTCCAACTGTTCAGCTTCTAGCTTATGGAAAGAATTTTGATCTACATGCttgaagtgtttttttttttttttttttaacaagcaGGACTAAACAACAGGCAGTCATAAAGCAATGAATACTAAAGAAACAGTCTGTTTATGGGTTTTTCATCCAAATATTGATACATCTATTGGAAATTATTGGAAGAGGGATGGCTTTGGTTTACTTTTACTCCTGACGATGAGAAGGGCTTCTGAGGTGGTCTTTATGTTGACAGTGGTGGTGAAGAGGGAGTTATTGGGGGTGAAAGAGGCTGGAGGATACATGCCATGCTTTCTGCTTTAGTCTTCCCTCTTGATGTATGCATAAAAACTTGATggagaaggggggggggggtgtgcaGAAGAGCAGTTGTTGGGAAATTTTTTGAACCCACATAATGTGAACAAAAATGTAAGTCATTGCACAGAAAAGATAAGGGAAAATAACCTAGAACCAAGAAGTGACaataaaaaacaaaggaaagatAAAGTGGTGTAAAAGGAAAGAAGTAATCAGGGCTAGCAGCCAAGGGCCTTTAGGGAGGCAAAGAAATATACCTTTTATTATCCAAACCTCAAACTTATACAAATATTAGTGGTACATATTAAGATTGGAAGTGGATCGGCAAACTTTGGACTTGTGCTTAGCCGACTTAACAAAGcatcaacaaaaagaaaacaaacaaactGCTTAAGAAAGCTAAGTAGCTGGCTAACACATGCTAAGGACACAACTTATCCAATTGACTTCCTTAGTGATCACATGCCAACCTCCCTTTCTACCAATTATATTTTGACACATAAACTAACAAAGTAATGAAGCTTGGTTTAAATGGATATTCTAAAATCAAACCAAGCTCTTTATCAGAATTATGTCCAATGCCATCTCAAGTAATGATCTAAATGGAAAACTCTGTCGCGCTATGGGTGATGAGTAACTCTAATCTAATTCTAATCCTCTAATCTAATTCTGATGAAGTGCTTGGTTTCAGGAAGGTAATGTTAGAATATTTTGTAAACCAAGCTTCATTATTTTGTCTATGTAGTTTGTGTGTCAAAAAGTATATTTGTAGATGGGGAGCTTGGCTTGCAATCACTTTGGAAGTCAATTGGATAAGTTGTATCCTTAATATGTTTTAGTCAGCTACTTAGCTTTCTTAAGCagtttgtttgttttctttgtgTTGAAGTTTTGTTAAGTTGGCTAACCACAAGTCCAAAGTTTGCCAACACAATTCCTGTATAAATATGTGCTACTACTATTTGTGTAAGTTTTGAGATTTGGAGAGTAAAAAATAGTCCTTTTGCCTCCCAAAAAACCCTTGGCTGCTAGTTCTCATTACTTCTTTCCTTTTGCACCACTTTATCATTCACTTGATTTTTATTGTCACTTCTTGTTCATAGTTTACTTTCCCTCATCATTCTTGTCCCTTGATTTATTCGTTTGTTCAATTTATGTGGATTTAGAAATTTTCCAACGGACAGAGTTTGGTAAAAAAAGCACAACGGGGAAGAAGGAACAACAACAAAGACGAATAGGAAGTCAATTTCTAGACTTATTTTGGGAACAAATAATCCATTTATTTATACATATAAACTAAGTTGTCTTTAAATGATGATGCTGCATGACTGCAGCAGGCAGTCCTTTCTTTTATTCTGACCTGGGACTTTGAGATGCATATATCCAAGAAATAAGCAGAGTAGAGCTTATTTGCCTTTTTGTGCGTGATTCTTGGAGATGTTCTAGCAATAAGACATTCATagattatttattttattttcgttggtGATATATTGAGTTATTATTTGGAATGTAAATGTTCCAGCAAATAAGATTATGGTAGCTGAGTTATTAATTTTTCCTCTGTAATGCTGTTTGTGGATTTGTCTCACTGTATTGCATGTTGTACTGGCAGAGAGTCCATCCTTTTCAGCATGGGCAGTATCTTGACTGATTTTGATATTTTGTGATCGTGATGGACAGATACCTGGAAACACTGGGTGCATAGCCAGAACTTGTGCAGCATCAGCAGTTGGACTACATCTGGTTGAGGTATCCATtaatgtagtttttttttttctctaaatttCTTTTCCACACAACATATCAGAAAATATTGCTTTCATCCACACAGTTTCGGTTCTCCAAATTTGATAATATTACTAGTTCTTCTTTTTCAGCCATTGGGGTTTCAGGTTGATGATACAAAATTAAAACGTGCTGGACTTGATTATTGGCCGTATCCTTCTGGAGTATACAATAATGCAATGCCTGTGTTTCAACTGAATGTTACACAGATACAATTCCTGACTATAAATGTTTTTCTCTTGTTCACCTTCTTTCATGTTGTCTTAATTAGCATTATCCACATCTTACCCCCATAAGTTTCGAGTCTCAGGCTTGACTTCTGCAATCAGCAAACTATGCCTTATTGAATCTTTGCATCTGCAGTAACATTTCCATATTCTTTTGTCTTTCATGATTGTTTTGTGCTTTAGTTGTAGGATTTAAATTACAATTTGTAATACTCAAATTTGGAGAAATGTTGAAACCTTGATATTTCATCAGATATGTAGTTGTTAAAGTGCATGGCTCATGGGGAGAATTCCGTGACTATTTCAGTCAACAGGTTATATAGCTCCTTGAATTTTATGCACTCTTTTCTATACTTTAGATTAAGGTGCATTTACTTTCTCAGACTGGGGAAAAAAGGCTGCTAGCATTTACTAAGAGAGGAGCTACTGTTCATTCTGTGAGTGCTTTTATCCTGTTAATGATTTATCAATTTTAAGAACTTGACTGTTCATTCAGTGACTTGGTGCTTCATTTTGTCCATGACTTTGTTTAAGTTTCATTTCTCATGACATCATTTAGCATCTTTTGGTTTGGTAAAACACAGGGCactgaaaagtgaaaactttcTTGGCTTCTTGAAATCGCAGAAATCTCTATAATATATTGCATCATCGCTAAATGTGGTGATTGAATGTACAGTTTTGAAATTGTGTCCCATTGCTCTCACagctttgacttttcttcagTTCTTCCCCCCCACCCCTTTTTagtaaatataaataaatgacaaaattaaCATGGAGAGCTTGATGGAATGCATCATGAGTTATCAGTTAACTATTGATTTTGTTTAAAAGCGAATTTAGGGCATAAATTTGAAGCAAAGTGAAGTGATCATTGGCTTTTCTGTTGTAAAAGTTGCTTACTCTAAAAGTCCCTTAGCTGTGTTTTTATCTGGCAGATCATAGTATTTAATTAGTGTTCATGGGTTGGCTTGTCTTAAAAGACTGTACAATAATACAGTCCTGTGAGGGAATTTTTAGATATGTCAAGCGTGGAGTTTATGTTCAGGACCATATCTCAATCTCATGTTTATGCATTTGCCTAAATTCCCTAACATGAAATGTTTTCCAAACTAATATATGCTTGTGCTTTCTAAAGTCCTGATTCTTAAGTTCGTATATTGCATGCCTTAAATCTGTGGTATTTCTTAAGATGTcaattgaagtagaaaatggGGAGTGGATGTGGTGATATACACATACTGGACATCTCCACTAGACCTGCTTCACAATTTTCCTATTGTTCAAAAATTTTCGTCTGATTTCTTGCAATTTCAAATTCATGCAAGTCTTTAAAAATAGTTCTCTGTCTCGAACTATTAGCAAAGACTAAATAGTACTTATTAGCCCGCTAACAGTATTACCATTTCGAGTCACCTCATATAGCTCTCTATCTGATTTTAGCAAATGTTTTAGTTTTCTCACAATCTTATTTTAGAAAGCAATCAAGATTTCATTTCTCTAAGTTCACATCTTACCAGATTTCACTTGGCATGATTACCTACAGTTTATGACTTTAAAATCCTTCTGGAAGGAAGGGTTGTTTACATGTTGCTTATACCTCTTTTTGTGAATATTTTCCTCCCAGTGAAATCTGTTTTAGTGTTCAATCCAAGGGGAGTTGGATATTGAAACCTGCTCCTTCTTAATGTGATTTGTCCAGAATTTGACTTGTATTGGTGCAGGAAGTTTCTTATAGGAAGGGCGATTGGCTTGTATTTGGCTCAGAAACCAGTGGCCTGCCGCCTGAAGCCCTTCTTGATTGTAAGACAGAACCACATGGTGGTGGTGCTATACGAATCCCCATGGTTGAAACATACGTTAGATGTCTCAATTTGTCTGTGAGTGTTGGCATTGCTTTGTACGAAGCATCTAGACAGCTAAATTATGAGCAACTTCAATGTCCATCAGAACCTTATATGGACACTGAATCATCATTTGTTACTGAAGACATGTTCGCTTGAGCTGGTACTGCCTAACTTTGACAAATTGGTCAGTTAGTTAAACTTGAGGACAGATCGAACACTTTAATGGTTCTAAAAGCTAACTTTGTAGTTACAGATGATACTGCAGTCAAACATATGTTTTTGCTCTTGAACAAGATTATTTGGAGCTGGGATCATTTCTCCTCAAAGATGGTAGAACACTTGACacatcatgattagtggtgacAATTACTTATACAAATTTGAAGGTCTAGTTCCTGTACTTAGTCAGGGTtcttaatttttctttcaacttCGGTTCTCTTTGGCTTTCCCTTCGGGCTTGTTTTGTCAGTGTCTTCTTGCATGAAGGCAGTCATCACAGGATCAAAGTCTTGATATTACTAAGCGGTGCATCTCTTtttgctggaaattcttgtgagCTAGGAATGGATATGGATGTGTACCACTGGAATCCCTACATCTGTATTCAATGGAGTTTATTTTTAAGAATTAGAGATTGCTTTTACTGTCTGGAGTTTAAGATGATGTTGTTGTGTATTGTTCTTAATGTAGTGCAATTATTGCTCTTATTATTGAAGAGGTTGAAAACCAAGAGATTCACAAATTTGTCTAATTCTTTTGATGTAATGGTATCCGTGTGTCTACTTGTCCTAACATATGTAAGCTGGGCTCTTTGTAGTTATCTAAATGATCAGTAGCCAGAAGTGAAAGTCACCCTGTCCTTGTACTAAGGGCGTCCAGGCCAACTAACCTCAGCTTTTATGTATATCCAGACAACAAAGTCCCACTCCCATGTTCTCCACAAGGGCTGGTTCTTTTCACCTTGAGAAAGTGCATATGAGGTTGTTCAATTAGTTGAACTGGATCTGCAACTTGTTTGGAAAAATCAGATAAAAGAATTTATCACCTGACCTGTGTGTTTAATTTGTCTAAGATAATCCCTGTTATTAAGTTCCACTTCTGTGGCCAGAGGGATACCACAGCAGTGATATACATACTTAAAATCTCTACTATATGCTTCCCCAGATTAGCTCTTCAAAGGTGGTTTGTCAAAAcagaaaactctctcaaattCCTGGAGATTATCCTGTAAACTGACAAGATCAAAGCCATAGTTTCATTATGACCCAAATTTGTTGCTAGTGGGCTTGTAGAGTAAATGCACATTCACTTCTGTCATGCTTCTCCATGAAATTCCATCAACATCACATGTCACATATGACAGTGTTGTGGACCCTTTTGTACTCTTCCATTCATGTAATTGGAATTTGGATGTGGTATCATGCTTGAGTTGATTCCTATTAAAAGTTTTCCAAAAATGAATGCTAGTATAGTGAATATGTCTAAGAAATCAGCTTGCTAAGAGGATGTGTTACCTGTGGACTAAAAAATGTGCCAAAGGAGCAGGAAAAAACGTTCAAAATCCTTTGTTTGTTAACATGCATGATCGAACAATTAGAATCTCTTCTAAACATAATAAGTTAAACATGAATATTTCAATCTTTTCTTCTTTATCTCTCATCTTCTCCAATTTCGTTTTACTCCTTTCTCTCTTGTCAAAGGCCTTCCGTTTAAGGGTCTCCTTCCCATgacttttgtcttttttttaataaagtctcacctaaatttttttaatgagagttttctatttttccttgAGGTTGCTAGtgagaattttcttttctcctatAGGTTTCTATGGAGATTTTTCAGATTCTTTTTTCGCTTGTTTTGTTGTTAGATATAAATTTATTTCAGATCCGGTTATCAGATGTAAAAATTTTCTGGATCTTGGATTCATTTCGACAAATCTAATCATTAATATTTTGGAGTTTAAAATCATTGATTAACAGGTTTGGCGATTGCAACCTGCATAAAATGAAGTTTCGTATATTTCAAATATGTTCATAACTTTTTAGATTTATGGTGTCTGTTAATTTTACagatttataatttttagtGCGTATTTAACCTGCTATTTGGACAGTGATGTATATGACGCCACCGCAAGTTGACTTGTGTAGTCCTAATCTATTGTTTGTTTACATCCTAAGTAGTATAACTAAGTACAATTTTAGCTTTGATAAATCTTCATGAAAGAGCAATTTCACGTGAGCGACGCCGTATAGTTCCCACTTACAGCCTGAAAACGCCACAACATGAATTGAGATACCATACCACCATTTGCCCCCTTTATTCTTCTTTTTGGGGCAATAGCACTTGCCTGATTAATAATGCAATTCGATTTCCTTTTGTCTTGACATTATAAATTTGAGTTTAGACAAGTAAAATCGTACTTTTGAAGTGCAAAAGGGACTCTTGAGATTTTATTACTAATGCATTTATGACAATTCTAAATTGTCTCGTCAAAATTAAAAGTTTACACGACGAATTTACTGTAGATAAATACAAAGCAATCTTGAGTCGCGAGATTTAATTTTCCTAATGGTGTGTTATAAATGAAAAAAGGGATTTGTGAGTCATTCCCTCGGAATTTATGAGTCATGCCCTCAAGACTTATTTTGTCTTTCCAACCTAAGTAATATTTTGACAACTTCGAAAATGAAACCAATTTTCACTAACAtctagtttgggagtttaggatagaaaagaaaagaaatttggaTGGCGATTTTCCTCAGAAAAATTACTACGttttccgtgaacacatttCCCTGttacctttttacctcacatatatcaaatcgctacagtaatttttctataaataatccagaaaatgcaatccaaacgggtctgaaagaaaagaaaagacgaGATTTAGTTTTGACGTTGTTTAGAagtttagaaaaaaaataaaatgatattgGATACATatgttaataaaattttgttcaaTAGACATTTAGGAATAAAAAtgatagtttaaaaattttttataaagtttggttcaactttttttttttttgttttttcaactATTATTGTCAGATTGATGCATCCAAATCTTTCTATTTCCTCTCTTTTCCGTCGCTTCACAACTTCCGAACATATCTTCTCtcactttcttttattttctcatcAAATCTAAGCTACCAAACTAAGCCTAAAGTACCAAAATGACAGCAATCAAAAATCAATACATAGTAGCAAGATGTTGAAGAGAGGCAGAGGAGATTGCCTTGCGCAATAAATTCTCGGAAAAAGAGACCACAAATTCAGTCACATCTAGAGCCATGCAAAACGCGTAGACACCTACTCCGCCGTTCCGCTTATTGTGAAAGTCGGTCTCCACCGCACGCGACTCTAGCACATTTCTTGCGGGTAACTCCACCCAATTCATGGGTTCATCTGCCACTAATTATTCTCCATCAACTATAGCACATTTTAATCATCAGTTGGAAATTTGGAATTGGCAGTTCATATCTGGTTTTTGATGGTACACATATGATAGAAAATTTTCTCAAATGGGCTCATGTAAATTGTCGGTATACCACAAATTTAATAAAGTTTACATGTATAAATTAGTTAAATTAATATGAGTCAAGGTGTTATAGATATTTCAATAATATCTAAGCATAATAAGTTGGACAATgttgattatttttttattattttttatcttctcaCCCTTTCTTAACGCTCTTCTTATCCCCAATTGGTTTGAATCCAGAACTTGATGGTGATAAGAATTCTAAGAACCTTCTTCTAATCATTGAGGTGATCCTGGTGGTTGGATTATATTGAATTATAAGATTGCACCCCCAagaatttgatttcttttttttttttttttgaaaaaagaagaagaagaaaacttgAACCATTACTCCATTAGCATATACGCTCAATTGATGTCATTCAATTTGTAGATTAATGCTACTATGTGGAGAACATGAAGAGCAAGTGTGTTCTTGCtgaaattgcaaatttcttggAAACCTAATAAAGAGAAAACAAGTTAGctataatatataaattaaactaataaagttagcTAGATCCACAAATTGATGTTCCATCCTTGATAGTTTGTTAGCGAGGAATTGTCCCACAACTAGTCAGCATCTGGAGCCTTAATGGCCTCGTTCCC contains:
- the LOC113761250 gene encoding uncharacterized protein LOC113761250 isoform X2, whose protein sequence is MNSKTINITISPPSNFGYNAPILHPFFYFPPTKPKFQVFLYSRSHSISSFSSKTERGGVKALPSGAGEPVNEVSQNRLLQVVLVSPQIPGNTGCIARTCAASAVGLHLVEPLGFQVDDTKLKRAGLDYWPYVVVKVHGSWGEFRDYFSQQEVSYRKGDWLVFGSETSGLPPEALLDCKTEPHGGGAIRIPMVETYVRCLNLSVSVGIALYEASRQLNYEQLQCPSEPYMDTESSFVTEDMFA
- the LOC113761250 gene encoding uncharacterized protein LOC113761250 isoform X1, whose product is MNSKTINITISPPSNFGYNAPILHPFFYFPPTKPKFQVFLYSRSHSISSFSSKTERGGVKALPSGAGEPVNEVSQNRLLQVVLVSPQIPGNTGCIARTCAASAVGLHLVEPLGFQVDDTKLKRAGLDYWPYVVVKVHGSWGEFRDYFSQQTGEKRLLAFTKRGATVHSEVSYRKGDWLVFGSETSGLPPEALLDCKTEPHGGGAIRIPMVETYVRCLNLSVSVGIALYEASRQLNYEQLQCPSEPYMDTESSFVTEDMFA